In Acidimicrobiales bacterium, the following proteins share a genomic window:
- a CDS encoding aldo/keto reductase: MRYVEVGGVRLSAIGVGCWQFGSREWGYGSGYAEGEAGRIVQRALDLGINLLDTAEAYAFGRSERIVGQAIAGRRAEAFVATKIFPVMPVPAIVEQRGKRSARRLGIETIDLYQIHQNNPVVPLRLQMEGMRRLVDAGLVRHVGVSNFSLARWQEAESVYGRPVLSNQVQFSLVDRRPLADLVPWASSQGRLVIAYSPLGQGLLSARYDGTNTPKGVRSMNPHFLPENLERSHELLMALRDIAKNHEATPAQVALAWVIRRPNTVAIPGASSVDQLVRNAEAGDLELSDDEDAQLTSAAERYQPVQGAAAVPKMLRRRLPV; this comes from the coding sequence GCGCTACGTCGAGGTGGGTGGAGTCCGGCTGTCAGCTATCGGAGTGGGCTGCTGGCAGTTCGGGAGCCGGGAGTGGGGCTACGGCTCCGGCTACGCCGAGGGGGAGGCGGGGCGGATCGTCCAGCGGGCCCTCGACCTCGGGATCAACCTGCTGGACACCGCCGAGGCCTACGCCTTCGGGCGGTCGGAGCGGATCGTGGGGCAGGCCATCGCCGGGCGGCGGGCCGAGGCGTTCGTGGCCACCAAGATCTTCCCGGTCATGCCGGTCCCGGCCATCGTCGAGCAGCGGGGCAAGCGGAGCGCCCGCCGGCTGGGCATCGAGACCATCGACCTGTACCAGATCCACCAGAACAACCCCGTGGTCCCGCTCCGGCTGCAGATGGAGGGGATGCGCCGGCTGGTGGACGCCGGCCTGGTGCGCCACGTCGGGGTGAGCAACTTCAGCCTGGCCCGCTGGCAGGAGGCGGAGTCGGTCTACGGCCGGCCCGTGCTGTCGAACCAGGTGCAGTTCAGCCTGGTCGACCGCCGCCCGCTGGCCGACCTGGTGCCGTGGGCTTCGTCGCAGGGGCGACTGGTCATCGCCTACAGCCCGCTCGGACAGGGGCTGCTGTCGGCCCGCTACGACGGGACCAACACGCCGAAGGGCGTGCGGTCGATGAACCCGCACTTCCTGCCCGAGAACCTGGAGCGGTCCCACGAGCTGCTCATGGCACTGCGCGACATCGCCAAGAACCACGAGGCCACGCCGGCCCAGGTGGCGCTGGCGTGGGTGATCCGGCGCCCCAACACCGTGGCCATACCCGGCGCCAGCTCGGTGGACCAGCTGGTCCGCAACGCCGAGGCGGGGGATCTGGAGCTGTCCGACGACGAGGACGCCCAGCTCACCTCGGCGGCGGAGCGGTATCAGCCGGTGCAGGGGGCAGCGGCGGTGCCGAAGATGCTGCGCAGGCGGTTGCCGGTCTGA